Proteins encoded by one window of Candidatus Binatia bacterium:
- the accB gene encoding acetyl-CoA carboxylase biotin carboxyl carrier protein, translating to MDVEEIRKLVRLMEEAGLTELEVEDRSGKIRLVRGAVPRARAGDPAPDHAEREPAPRDDATLASTPSFVRDEPSASDGDGQGELPPGHLVVTSPMVGTFYRAPAPDAAPFVSEGDVVQPGQVLCIIEAMKMMNEIHAETPGRIVSIEAENGTPVEYGSPLFVLAALE from the coding sequence ATGGACGTCGAAGAGATCCGCAAGCTGGTCCGCCTCATGGAGGAGGCGGGCCTCACCGAGCTCGAGGTCGAGGACCGCTCGGGGAAGATCCGTCTCGTGCGCGGCGCCGTGCCGCGCGCGCGGGCGGGCGACCCCGCGCCGGACCACGCCGAGCGCGAGCCGGCGCCGCGCGACGACGCCACGCTCGCGTCGACGCCGTCGTTCGTGCGCGACGAGCCCTCGGCGAGCGACGGTGACGGTCAGGGCGAGCTGCCGCCCGGCCACCTCGTCGTCACCTCGCCGATGGTGGGCACGTTCTACCGCGCGCCCGCGCCCGACGCGGCGCCCTTCGTCAGCGAGGGCGACGTCGTCCAGCCCGGCCAGGTGCTGTGCATCATCGAGGCGATGAAGATGATGAACGAGATCCACGCCGAGACGCCGGGGCGGATCGTCAGCATCGAGGCCGAGAACGGGACGCCGGTCG
- the aroQ gene encoding type II 3-dehydroquinate dehydratase produces MSSVLVLHGPNLNLLGDREPEIYGRITLAEIDRRLTALAAELGVHVETFQSNHEGELIDRIQSARGRISAIVVNAAGYTHTSVALRDALAASGVPVIEVHLSNVHRRERFRHRSLIAGIATGQICGFGVDSYLLGLRAAAALAAGGPAKH; encoded by the coding sequence GTGTCGAGCGTCCTCGTGTTGCACGGCCCGAACCTGAACCTTCTCGGCGACCGCGAGCCGGAGATCTACGGCCGCATCACGCTCGCCGAGATCGACCGTCGGCTGACGGCTCTCGCGGCCGAGCTCGGCGTCCACGTCGAGACCTTCCAGTCGAACCACGAGGGCGAGCTGATCGATCGCATCCAGTCGGCGCGCGGTCGGATCAGCGCGATCGTCGTCAACGCCGCCGGCTACACGCACACCAGCGTCGCGCTGCGCGACGCGCTCGCCGCATCCGGCGTTCCGGTGATCGAGGTGCACCTGAGCAACGTGCACCGTCGCGAGCGCTTCCGGCATCGCTCGCTGATCGCCGGCATCGCCACCGGACAGATCTGTGGCTTCGGCGTCGACAGCTACCTGCTCGGCCTGCGCGCCGCGGCGGCGCTCGCCGCCGGCGGCCCGGCGAAGCACTGA